The Plasmodium falciparum 3D7 genome assembly, chromosome: 12 genome contains the following window.
gggtgaatatatatttaaacttAATACTATTAAATCAGAAATGtacttcttttaatatattataaataaaaagaaaataataaaacattcaatttattttaattgaAAAGAATCATAGGAATGTAgacattataatattaaagggagagagagaaaaaaaaaaaaaataaataaaaataaaaataaaataaataagaataaaattttaattacaCAAATGAtgtatgtaatataatatattattatataaaatgtatatacattattatgagaaaaataaagaatatatatatatatatatatataatataacattaataaattttcatttcatttgtGTAATTTTTGTGTTATAcgcaaaaaatatttaagtttatatttaagaatggtatatatacatgtacgctaatatatatcatctgatatttaaaaaaaaatatatatatatattatattttcgtgataatattataagttgatgaaattttttttttatacctaaccgctttaaaaaaaaaagaagaaaaaaaaaaaagaaaaagtacatacatacatatatatatatatatatatatatatatatataatattatcgtTTTCAagaatcattatatatttttatgaaatatatgaataagaTTAGATTGTAAAAAGATGGAGGAAGATTCATTCAAAAATAGATTACTCAAGAGAAATATCGATATATGGATAGAAAAGTACCGACCAGAATTTTTAGATGAAGTAGTAGGAAATCCTTTTGTAATAAATACATTGAAGAGTATTATTACTTCAGGAAATATGCCTAATTTACTTTTAgctgtaaaaaaaaaaaaaaaaaaaaaaaatttctttgataatatattttataaaagggatatatatatatatatatatatatatttacatatttatttttttttgtgaacgtgtaaaaaatatattaaatgttttaacaaaaaaatggttcatggatgataaaaatataaatatgtatatatgattatgtgtacatacaaaatatatatgttcttcctttttttttattttattttttttattattatagggTGCTCCTGGTACGGGTAAAACGACAAGCATATTATGTCTGGCAAGCGAAATGCTCGGAAATCAAGCAAAAAAAGCTGTTCTGGAATTAAACGCATCAGATGATAGAGGAATTAATGTGATAAGAGATAGAATAAAAAGTTTTgcaaaagaaataataagtTTACCACCAGgaaaacataaaattattatattagatGAAGTAGATTCTATGACAACAGCAGCTCAACAATCTTTAAGAAGAATAATGGAATTATATTCAGATACAACTCGATTTGCTTTAGCTTGTAATCAATCGGAAAAAATTATTGATGCACTTCAAAGTAGATGTGCAATTAttagatattttaaattaagtGATGATCAAgttttaaaaagaatattaaaaatatgtgatttagaaaatataaaatatacagaTGATGGATTAGATGCTTTAACATTTATTGCTGATGGTGATTTAAGAAAAGCTGTAAATTGTTTACAATCAACATATGCAGGTTTAGAAGTTATAAATAAGGAAAAtgtattacatatatgtgaTATCCCTTCTCCTGAAAGAATTGAGAATTTACTTAAACATTGTGTTAATAGTGAATGGAAAAAAGCACATGATATTGCATATAGTATGATAAAAGAAGGACATACACCTTATGATATATCATTAACATCATCTAATGTCTTAAGGAGATTTAATATTGGTTCAGAAGTTATACAAattgaatttttaaaaataggtGCCATGGCATGTAATACCATGGCAACAGGTTTAACATCTGTAATACAACTAGATAAATTGCTAGCTGATTGGTGTATGGCCGCAAAAATATTGAGATCAAAAGCGTGAAATTTAggaacattatatatatatatatatatatatgtaggtgtaattaaaaatatttatccttttggaaaataaaataaaatatatataaccaaTAATGACCCATGTCAaaacataataatgtatttttttcttttttttttttataaattattattatatttatgattcCTTTTACTACAATATACATATGacaatacatatacatatatgtatgtcgacttcttttattatacatatatatatatatatatatatacgtatatttttttttatttatatatatattttttttttaataaaaaaatttcaaaatatgtgtctttaaataaatgaaagctaattttaatattattattatatattttttaattaacttgatatatatatatatatatatatatatatattttaaatataaacatttaaaaataaagaataaatatatgattatgcacatatatatatatatatatatataatttataattattagaaACTTTCTAAAACCTTTATTGCAACATACAAAAAAGGgataatagaaatataatttttttttgaattctaacaaaaaaaaaaaaaaataataaaataaaatattcacCTATTAAAGTTGGTGTTTCTCTTGttatgatttttatttattccttttttattatatttattatatctattgttatatttattgttatttttccTCTTCTTGTTGTTGCTGTTATAacttttattcatattgctaccgtttttatttttttttcctttaatatactttaaatacatataattccTCAACCTTTGACCACATAGAGGCGGTAATTTGGAAGGATCTGCAACTTCTCGTTCAGGTTCTTTGGTAAGCTGACTTTCATAACCCTGTTCCGTAATGACTAAACCGTTATTGTTTTTGAGTGCAAAaggttttatattattattattatttttatttttattattagtattatttttttgtatgatTTTATTCTTAACCTTTGAtttatttaagaaaataCTTTGATTTCTATCTTTAATCAATTTTTGTGGTATGACAGctttattaaaatgtttgataattttattaatttttcgtttttcatttatatttgtattgaAAAAgtcttttaattcttttgatTTTAAGGATTGAtataaaatttctttttgtatgaacaatttaatttttttatttgtacatttatttaatgtGGATTCAACTCTATATCGATATTTTTcaacaatattatattgtatatttttcttaatcatggtacaaatatttttatcttcaaTTAATTTTTGTAGAAATTCCTTCTCCCCATAATTTAATTCATTCACAAATGATATACATTTCCCTTTGTTATTTAATCTACATGTTCTTCCAATTCTATGTATAAATGTCTCTGAGTCTGATGGCATATCAAAATTAACAACACATTTAACATCATAAAAATCTAATCCTCTACTATATAAGAAATCTTTCTCTTCATTCAATTTTGTGGTGTCATCTGTTTtctcattttcatcatctgAATTATATGTCCTGCAGGAATTATTATCGCTAAGTGGTTCGTTCAGCGTttgatcatcattatcattatcatcatcattattatcatcattatcatcatcattatcatcgccatcatcatcatcattatcttcatcttcatcattatcttcatcatcatcattatcattatcatcatcattatcatcatcattatcatcatcatcattatcatcatcatcattataatcaccatcatcttcatcatcatcattatcatcaccaCCATCAACATTATCCATTTTATTTGACCCTAGTACACCCTTCACATGcttcatattattcttttcatattGAGGGCAAatcaaaaaatgaaatttcGAATTGTTAAAAGCCGAAATTATATTCTGTCGAATTAATATGGGATGGTTCGGGTTAAGTATAGAAGAAGAAACATTTAGGtaagttaaaaaaattttaattttatatgcaTCATGTATGGTTGTAGTAAATATAATAGATTTATAAggtataattttaatttttattaaattatataaatagatatatttaattaattcttctttatatacataataaaatgcCTTTCCGGTAAACTTTTGATATTTTGTTTTCCCTTCATTTCCTTCAtcatgaatattattttttccgGCTTCTTCCCTTTTCATAATAACACTATTTGTGTTattagttttatttttttttttttcaaaggatgactcatttttttgttcatggCTAACGTATATAGgattatgtaaaaataatttggTTTTCTCTaaaatattcctttttaaaGTAGCTGATGCCATAACAATTTGATATTTCttgttaaatttttttgGTAAATAACTTGTTAGTGTCTTCAAATATGATTGAAATTCTTGAGTATGTAAAACGTCTGCTTCATCtagaattaatatttttaaattcattaaaatatctagattattttttttctttttttctataatatGTGTACATAAATCTTTTGGAGTACTAATTAATATGGTTGGATGTTCATAAAAAGTATTGTTCACATTATGATTAACAgttattatatcttttaaatagGTACATAACTTTTTTGTAACgtcatatatttgtaaacATAATTCTTCTGTAggacatattataatacatttataaaaaaacttCAAATGATCTTTTTCGTtcaaattaaattttatcaAATTATGTACAACGGGTATTAAATATGCCATTGTTTTTCCCGAACCAGTTTTAGAGCTTATTATAACATCATGaccatttaatattttacatatagaCATCTTTTGTATTATAGTAGGATGTTGAtatttgaataaatataataaagctTTTCTTAATCTCACATCTAACATAATGTTATCAAAATTATCAAAATGGTTACTTCTGTCGAACATTTCCTcgttattcttttttttattcttactaGATTTTTTAACATCGTTGTggtcatcatcattattatcactatcgtcattatcatcattatcatcattatcttcatcttcatcattatcttcatcatcattatcatcactatcttcatcttcatcttcatcatcatcatcaccatcatcatcaccatcatcattatcatcattatcatcaattTCATTTATCTTATCATTTATGTTTTCCTTAAtttctatttcttctttttcttcttcatcattcATCATATCCTTTATTTGTGCATCATTCATGGTTACTGTCATTAGTTATTTCTTGTTGacaattaaaattttttgattatatatttttatatgactTCTCTACAAAGAATTTAATTATAGATATACAAACTTATATggtcataatatattatattataaatttgtatttataaaaacgttacatttatgtatattataagattatataataaatattattatatttataattatttctcTATAATACTAATATTAAGAAATTACTCAAATTTCATCATTctgttattttatattaatgattataattcaagtttatatgttttcaaaataatttaaatgacataaatatataagatattatatatataggaagATTTACAAAAACATggttaaataattatattcatctttaattatatgtatatatatatatattatatatatgatgtttttttttttttttttttccttttatttatttgtagaaaaaataaaataaaagataagataaataaaaaaacttatacaaatatatacaaatatatattatatatatatacatatattacattattatatatttatttaaaatctTTTTAATTAGGTGAACTTATAAATggtaaattaatataaaaactgttcgaaaaaaaaaatatatataaatataataaatattatatgagtatattatttttttttatgttattttttattatatataaaatatataatgaatatatgtaatttttaaaataaataataaaagtattattatatattatattaatatatttataccctaataaaaaatttataaacttttcaatatttatatgcataCAGTATAACaaagtattatatttttaattacaataattttttctacaatataatataatataatatataagattttattatttgaatgattataaatagaaattaattatacaattaataaaaaatatatatattaatatatatatatatatatatttaatatacgtatataatatttattaatttttgtttgtttgttttatatatataatgaaatattctGATCACaacttttattaaaagaaaaaaaaaaaaaaataaaggattacaattaaattttaaagacatttatttatattcaaataaggtaagggaaaaaaataaatagatatCCATAtagttcatataaataaatatattacatatatataataatatatataatgtaatcaTAGGAAGAAGGAAGCATATGTTcccataataaaatatatatatgtaatatttttgtatataaaaaatataatataatatatatatatatatataatactatatataacctattattttttttttttttctttttttttttttttgtattatttggGGAACTGTATTAATTTTCCAGcacatatcatatatataatatatatatatatataaggttattttaaaatatgcagtttaatatttgtaaacttttttatatgtttgaaggaaaatatttcatatttttataattaccGCATactgaataaaataaatatattttattctttcactataatttgtatattatatatatgtatatattttttttttataatactttgatttgtttattttaaattttatatttatttatttatttatttatttatttattttattttatttaatttttttttttttttttttgtaatttttggTCAAGTGTTCATtatactatattatatatatacatatatacatatatataatatggaaATTATAAACTTGTTGCATATAACATctttatcaatttttttattaacccTTTTAGGTATATGGGTTTACAAAAcactaataataaataaagaaaagaaaaagaaaaaaaatcaagAAGAAaacgaagaaaaaaaaaaaaaggaaaaaaaggaacattccaacattttttttaataacaagGAAGGAGAAATATATTGTGATGACGAAAAGTGTTATCTAataaataaggaaaataaaaatattttattaaaaaaaagagataataaagaaataaaagaaaatataaatgttgcGGACACAATGAGTAGTAgtgatatgaataatacaatgaaaaatgtaataaatgatgatcatataaataatcattATAAAACAATGCAAGAAAATAAATCAGTAAATAATTTCGAAGGAGAACTTAAAAATGATCATCTTCAAATATCAAAGGATAatcaaaatgataataataattttatttgttacaataataaatataattcagtgtgtaaaataaaaacagaGAATAGTCTCCTTGAAAATAATTcgaatgaaaataaatcaGAAACGGATAACGAAAATTcagataaaaaaattaacaacaAAATGAATGATAGTACGATAGAGAGTATTTTTGATATAAAAGGAGAAGatgttaaatataaagaCGATCttgataataaagataatatgatgaatgatataaaaagagaagatgttaaatataaagaCGATCttgataataaagataatgtGGTGAATGATATAAAGGGAGAAGatgttaaatataaagaCGATCTTGATAATAAAGAGAATGTGatgaatgatataaaaagagaagatgttaaatataaagaCGATCttgataataaagataatatgatgaatgatataaaaagagaagatgttaaatataaagaCGATCttgataataaagataatgtGGTGAATGATATAAAGGGAGAAGatgttaaatataaagacgatttttataataaagataatgtAAATTatgaggaaaaaaataatcatttaAGTGAATGCGTAAATAAAACACAAAACGAATATCCTGTTGAAGAACATACAAGTAATGaagtagaaaaaaataaaaaagatattgaTTCCACAAATAAAACGAAATACCCGAGTAACAGAAATTATTATAGTgacaattatattaattacgATACAG
Protein-coding sequences here:
- a CDS encoding replication factor C subunit 4, putative — its product is MEEDSFKNRLLKRNIDIWIEKYRPEFLDEVVGNPFVINTLKSIITSGNMPNLLLAGAPGTGKTTSILCLASEMLGNQAKKAVLELNASDDRGINVIRDRIKSFAKEIISLPPGKHKIIILDEVDSMTTAAQQSLRRIMELYSDTTRFALACNQSEKIIDALQSRCAIIRYFKLSDDQVLKRILKICDLENIKYTDDGLDALTFIADGDLRKAVNCLQSTYAGLEVINKENVLHICDIPSPERIENLLKHCVNSEWKKAHDIAYSMIKEGHTPYDISLTSSNVLRRFNIGSEVIQIEFLKIGAMACNTMATGLTSVIQLDKLLADWCMAAKILRSKA
- a CDS encoding ATP-dependent RNA helicase DBP9, putative, producing the protein MNDAQIKDMMNDEEEKEEIEIKENINDKINEIDDNDDNDDGDDDGDDDDEDEDEDSDDNDDEDNDEDEDNDDNDDNDDSDNNDDDHNDVKKSSKNKKKNNEEMFDRSNHFDNFDNIMLDVRLRKALLYLFKYQHPTIIQKMSICKILNGHDVIISSKTGSGKTMAYLIPVVHNLIKFNLNEKDHLKFFYKCIIICPTEELCLQIYDVTKKLCTYLKDIITVNHNVNNTFYEHPTILISTPKDLCTHIIEKKKKNNLDILMNLKILILDEADVLHTQEFQSYLKTLTSYLPKKFNKKYQIVMASATLKRNILEKTKLFLHNPIYVSHEQKNESSFEKKKNKTNNTNSVIMKREEAGKNNIHDEGNEGKTKYQKFTGKAFYYVYKEELIKYIYLYNLIKIKIIPYKSIIFTTTIHDAYKIKIFLTYLNVSSSILNPNHPILIRQNIISAFNNSKFHFLICPQYEKNNMKHVKGVLGSNKMDNVDGGDDNDDDEDDGDYNDDDDNDDDDNDDDNDDDNDNDDDEDNDEDEDNDDDDGDDNDDDNDDNNDDDNDNDDQTLNEPLSDNNSCRTYNSDDENEKTDDTTKLNEEKDFLYSRGLDFYDVKCVVNFDMPSDSETFIHRIGRTCRLNNKGKCISFVNELNYGEKEFLQKLIEDKNICTMIKKNIQYNIVEKYRYRVESTLNKCTNKKIKLFIQKEILYQSLKSKELKDFFNTNINEKRKINKIIKHFNKAVIPQKLIKDRNQSIFLNKSKVKNKIIQKNNTNNKNKNNNNNIKPFALKNNNGLVITEQGYESQLTKEPEREVADPSKLPPLCGQRLRNYMYLKYIKGKKNKNGSNMNKSYNSNNKKRKNNNKYNNRYNKYNKKGINKNHNKRNTNFNR
- a CDS encoding tetratricopeptide repeat protein, putative, which codes for MEIINLLHITSLSIFLLTLLGIWVYKTLIINKEKKKKKNQEENEEKKKKEKKEHSNIFFNNKEGEIYCDDEKCYLINKENKNILLKKRDNKEIKENINVADTMSSSDMNNTMKNVINDDHINNHYKTMQENKSVNNFEGELKNDHLQISKDNQNDNNNFICYNNKYNSVCKIKTENSLLENNSNENKSETDNENSDKKINNKMNDSTIESIFDIKGEDVKYKDDLDNKDNMMNDIKREDVKYKDDLDNKDNVVNDIKGEDVKYKDDLDNKENVMNDIKREDVKYKDDLDNKDNMMNDIKREDVKYKDDLDNKDNVVNDIKGEDVKYKDDFYNKDNVNYEEKNNHLSECVNKTQNEYPVEEHTSNEVEKNKKDIDSTNKTKYPSNRNYYSDNYINYDTDENSNISSSKENDISDEYSSYNNDSLYNSDNSEVEKMSSSMDEDELDEYDDDDDGEDEEEEEEEENSDEDKYNDTYYNNDNNNNNSDKFVEGDNQKHIQDDILNKSVEEIKDIGNNYFKNNDYLNAIYYYNKALKKCKDKNIKSILYSNRAACNIFLKKWNTVIEDCNKSIHLNDNFAKSYIRRSNAYEQLQKYNDASNDLNKALTIDPNLLKNYQVKQRKLKELAEQQLNKEKEEMVGKLKDFGNLLLGKVGLSLDNFEVQKNPNNDGSFNIQFKQNK